The sequence GCGTGCTGGATGTTATAATCAAGCAGAACATACCTGTTATGGGAACATGTGCCGGAATGGTGCTCTTGTCTAAAGAAAGTGATTATGAACAGCCTTTACTCGGATTAATAGATATTAAAGTTAGAAGAAATGGATTTGGTCGTCAAAGAGCTTCATTTGAAGATGAAATTGAAATATTTGGTGGCAATTATAAGGGAGTGTTCATAAGAGCACCCTACGCCCTTGAAGCAGGTGAAGGCGTGGATGTACTTGCCAAACTCGATGATAAGATAGTTGCAGTTGCATACAAACATCACATTGCAACTGCCTTTCATCCAGAGCTCACAGATGATACAAAAATTCATGAGTACTTCATAAAGGAGGTATTGAAGTGTGTGGAATAGCAGGAGTAGTTTATAAAGATAAAAAGCTTCACCCAGTAGGAGCTGCATTGACCAAAATGTTAGATGCCCTACAACACAGAGGACCGGATTCTGCAGGTTTCGCAATATACGGAGGTCTTGGTTTAGAAGAAAACGAGTACCTCTTAAACATCGAAGTTAAAGAAAAAGCAGGTCTCCTTGAAGCTGTGAAAAGTACTGTGAACACAGTGACCCCTATAAAAAGCGAGGAAGTAATCCCCTCAGTTGAAAATTCCATCATATACAGGTGTAAAATTGCTCTTAAATCATTTGCAGCACTTAAACCACTTATAATGGAAATAGACAAAATAGACGATGTAATAGTTCTTAACGGAGCCCATTCCTTTGAAATGATAAAGGATGTTGGTCTTGTTAAGGATATAGCTGCAAGGTACGATACAGCATCCAAAATGGGAACCCATGCAATAGGTCACACCCGTTTTTCAACCGAAAGTATCGTGGACAGGTACCATGCCCACCCCTTCCAGAGCTACATCATACCAGACATCACAGTGGTTCACAACGGCCAGATAACCAACTACTGGAAGATAAGGGATCCTCTGGAGAGGAAAGGACACATATTTGAAACCAACAACGACACAGAGTGTATAGTCCACTACATAGCAGACAAACTCTCAGAAGGCTACAAACTGGAAGAAGCTCTAGAAGAGTCAGTTAAGGATATGGATGGACCATTCTCATACATAGTTGGAACACCTAACGGTGTGGGAATAGCAAAGGATCAATTAGGACTTAGACCTGGTGTTATGGCTGAAAATGATGAGGTTTTTGCAATAGCCTCAGAAGAAGTGTCACTGCGTGAAGTTATGGATACACACAACGTGGAACAGATAGCACCCGGAGAAACCAGGGCTTACACCATTTAATCTCGAGAATATATTCAATAAGAAGTTTCAGGTGATTTTAATGAAGGAATTTGAAATAGATGTTAATCACAAAACACCTAGGGAAATTAACAAGGCCATAAAGGAAGCTGCAAAGGAATACGACAGGATAACTGTTAAAAACCCTAATGCAATGCATTACCTGGCTGCAGGCCTTACAGAACCTGTTGAACTCGTCATAGATGGTTCTGCAGGTTACTTCGCAGGTACAATGGTACACGGAGCAAAGATACACATAACAGAAAATGCAGGATGGTTCCCGGCCGACAACATGACTGATGGAGAAGTTATAGTTGATGGATCAGCAGGTGATGGAGTTGGACAGGGAATCTATGGCGGAACAGTTGTCGTGAGAAAGGATGTTGGCTCAAGAACCGGGGAAATAATGAAAAATGGTACCATCATCGCTGGAGGAAGTTCAGGTTTCATGACGGGACTCTTCATGATGGGTGGCAGAATAGTTGTCCTCGGAGACATCTCAGAAGATGCAGGTGAATCAATAATAAGAGGAGTTATATACGTCCTTGGAAACATTAAAAGCCTTGGAAAAAACGCTAAAGTTGAAGATGTAGATGAAGATGATAAGAAGGAACTCAAAGAGCTTTTAACCAAGTACGAATTTGACCTTGAGGATAATAAATACAACGAATTCAAGAAGATAGTTCCAAGAAGCAACAGACCCTTCTATGGTAAAAAGTCGGAGGAAGGATAATGACAGCAAAGCAGAGTACTGATAAAAAGATTGCAATGGTTGGAACTCCATGTCAGATAGTAGCTGCCAGGAAAATGGACAGCTACCAGGATTACCTGGGAGAATCACCAGTGGATCTCAAGATAGGACTCTTCTGCATGGAGAACTTCTCCTACAGTTACATGAAAAAGCTCTTGAAAGAGCACGATGTTGATATGAAGGATGTTGTTGAATGCAGGGTTGAAAAGGGATATGCATGGTTCTTCTTAACTGAAGATAGACTGGTTAAGATACCCCTCGATGAGGCAAAAACCTGCAGCCGTAAAAGCTGCAACATCTGTATGGATTTCACATCTGAACTTTCAGATCTATCAGTTGGATCCGTTGGTTCAGAAGACGGCTGGTCAACTGTTGTTGTGAGGACAGAAGAAGGTTTAAAACTTCTTGAAGGCGCTGAAGAAGATAAATACGTTCAAACAAAGCCCATGACAGAATCAGGACTTAAACTGATTGAAAAACTGGCAAACAAGAAGAAAAAAGATAACAAAGAAGAAATAACAAAAAGGGAGAAAGTTGCAAGGCCTGTTATCTACAGAAGAGCAATTTCACGTGCAGAGTTTGGAGAAGAGGTTTCAAACTGTCAGTTCTCAGACCTCAAGGGTGATGTCATAGACATAGGCGCATGTGTGCTCTGCGGAGCATGTGAATACGTGTGCCCTGAAAACATAGTATCCATAAAGGACAGAAAACCACAGATCAGGGGAGCATGCCCTGAAGGATGCAATCTCTGCTACGTTGCATGCCCCAGAACCTATATAACGGATGATGTGCTGGGCAGAGAAAACGATAAAAAGCCCCTTGGAGATTACATCAAAGTGGTGTCTGCAAAGGCCCCTATGATCAACGGTCAGGACGGTGGAGTTGCAACAGCACTCTTGAACTACGCACTGTCAAAGAAGGTTGTTGACGAAGCTATGGTTGTTGATAAAAGCCGTCTTGAACCATGGAAACCTGAAGCGAAGCTCACGGATAATGTTGCAGATGTACTCAAAGCATCAGGAACCAAATATGCAGCATGTCCTGTTTTCAAATCACTAAAAGTTAAGGACGAATAAAAGGAGGAGTTTTAATTGCCATTCAAAGTTGAAAGAAACAGATATCTTTGCAGGAGGAACTTCGACCGCCCTGGATGCTGCTGGTACATGTGCGACAACAGGGATGAGACGCTCTGTCAGAACTGTTACTCCTGTTACAACAACTGTCCTCATCATGTTTACGAAATAATAGATGATGAACCATACCCAGTTCACCATGAAAACTGTGTTGGGTGCAGAATATGTGAGGAGATGTGTCCAAATAATGCAATAGAAGTTAATGCAGTACCTGAAGACCGCAGGAATGTCTGGTCACTTGCAGATCTCGTGGAGATCAACAGAATGTCCACTGAAGGATCATACAAGGTACGTGGATGCGGAGCCACAAGGGTCATACCCACCTTCGATGACCTCACGATCGTACCTGCACAGGTTTCAAGACCTCCAATCGACAAGTACAGGGAACCATGTAACACAAGGGTTGTTCTGGGTTCAAGGTACGCTGAAAACCCACTGGTAATCGACACACCAATCATGATAGCTGCAATGTCCTTTGGAGCCATCAGTAAGGAAGCAAAGATAGCCCTTGCAATGGGTGCAAGCCTTGCAGGAACGGCAACCAACACTGGTGAAGGTGGAATGCTTCCAGAGGAGAGGAAGTACGCTTCAAAACTCATAGCACAGTATGCTTCAGGACGTTTCGGTGTTTCAGCTGAGTACCTCAACAACTCAGAGGCCATTGAGATAAAGATCGGTCAGGGTGCAAAATCTGGTATGGGCGGACACCTCCTTGGTGAGAAGGTCACAGCAGATGTTTCACGCATAAGGATGATACCTGAAGGAACCGATGCACTGAGCCCAGCCCGTCACATGGACATAGTTGGACCAGAGGATTTGAGCATGAAGATATCACAGCTTCGTGAGATAACCGACTGGAAGATCCCAATAATGGTCAAATTCACATCTGGACGTGTCAGTGACGATGTTAAAATCGCAGCAAAGGCTGGTGCCGACATAATAGTTGTTGACGGTATGCAGGGAGGAACAGGAGCTGGACCCGCAGTTGTAACGGAACACTCAGGTGTACCAACCATAGCCGCCATAGTTGAGGCAGATGAAGCCCTTAAACAGGTTAACCTGCGTAAAGATGTCAGTCTGGTTGCAGCTGGAGGTATAAGAAATGGTGCAGACGTTGCCAAAGCAATAGCTCTTGGAGCAGATGCAGTTTACATTGGAACTGCTGCACTTGTTTCAATAGGCTGCAGGGTCTGTCAGAAGTGTTACGCTGGAACCTGCAGAAAGGGAATTGCAACACAGAACCCACAGCTCAGACGCCGCCTTGACTACGTTGAAGCTGGAAAGAGAGTTGCTCGTTACATAGAAGCCATGACTGAGGAAGCTGTAATGCTAACCCAACAGGCAGGTAACACAGATGTAAGCAAGCTTGAAAAGGACGATTTAAGAGCTTTAACAGTTGAAGCTTCAGCCTACACCGGTGTTAAGCTCGCAGGTTTAGAATCCCCAATCAAGTACTGATGGGATTCAAAACCATTTTTTTAATTTTTTTTTCAATATTTAAAATCTAAAAATTCATATA is a genomic window of Methanobacterium congolense containing:
- the pdxT gene encoding pyridoxal 5'-phosphate synthase glutaminase subunit PdxT, with product MTTIGILDLQGDVSEHLEITKRTLDKMGVEARVSKVKTASEVAECDGIIISGGESTVIGKLMKETGVLDVIIKQNIPVMGTCAGMVLLSKESDYEQPLLGLIDIKVRRNGFGRQRASFEDEIEIFGGNYKGVFIRAPYALEAGEGVDVLAKLDDKIVAVAYKHHIATAFHPELTDDTKIHEYFIKEVLKCVE
- a CDS encoding class II glutamine amidotransferase: MCGIAGVVYKDKKLHPVGAALTKMLDALQHRGPDSAGFAIYGGLGLEENEYLLNIEVKEKAGLLEAVKSTVNTVTPIKSEEVIPSVENSIIYRCKIALKSFAALKPLIMEIDKIDDVIVLNGAHSFEMIKDVGLVKDIAARYDTASKMGTHAIGHTRFSTESIVDRYHAHPFQSYIIPDITVVHNGQITNYWKIRDPLERKGHIFETNNDTECIVHYIADKLSEGYKLEEALEESVKDMDGPFSYIVGTPNGVGIAKDQLGLRPGVMAENDEVFAIASEEVSLREVMDTHNVEQIAPGETRAYTI
- a CDS encoding GltB/FmdC/FwdC-like GXGXG domain-containing protein, whose product is MKEFEIDVNHKTPREINKAIKEAAKEYDRITVKNPNAMHYLAAGLTEPVELVIDGSAGYFAGTMVHGAKIHITENAGWFPADNMTDGEVIVDGSAGDGVGQGIYGGTVVVRKDVGSRTGEIMKNGTIIAGGSSGFMTGLFMMGGRIVVLGDISEDAGESIIRGVIYVLGNIKSLGKNAKVEDVDEDDKKELKELLTKYEFDLEDNKYNEFKKIVPRSNRPFYGKKSEEG
- a CDS encoding Coenzyme F420 hydrogenase/dehydrogenase, beta subunit C-terminal domain produces the protein MTAKQSTDKKIAMVGTPCQIVAARKMDSYQDYLGESPVDLKIGLFCMENFSYSYMKKLLKEHDVDMKDVVECRVEKGYAWFFLTEDRLVKIPLDEAKTCSRKSCNICMDFTSELSDLSVGSVGSEDGWSTVVVRTEEGLKLLEGAEEDKYVQTKPMTESGLKLIEKLANKKKKDNKEEITKREKVARPVIYRRAISRAEFGEEVSNCQFSDLKGDVIDIGACVLCGACEYVCPENIVSIKDRKPQIRGACPEGCNLCYVACPRTYITDDVLGRENDKKPLGDYIKVVSAKAPMINGQDGGVATALLNYALSKKVVDEAMVVDKSRLEPWKPEAKLTDNVADVLKASGTKYAACPVFKSLKVKDE
- a CDS encoding glutamate synthase-related protein, producing MPFKVERNRYLCRRNFDRPGCCWYMCDNRDETLCQNCYSCYNNCPHHVYEIIDDEPYPVHHENCVGCRICEEMCPNNAIEVNAVPEDRRNVWSLADLVEINRMSTEGSYKVRGCGATRVIPTFDDLTIVPAQVSRPPIDKYREPCNTRVVLGSRYAENPLVIDTPIMIAAMSFGAISKEAKIALAMGASLAGTATNTGEGGMLPEERKYASKLIAQYASGRFGVSAEYLNNSEAIEIKIGQGAKSGMGGHLLGEKVTADVSRIRMIPEGTDALSPARHMDIVGPEDLSMKISQLREITDWKIPIMVKFTSGRVSDDVKIAAKAGADIIVVDGMQGGTGAGPAVVTEHSGVPTIAAIVEADEALKQVNLRKDVSLVAAGGIRNGADVAKAIALGADAVYIGTAALVSIGCRVCQKCYAGTCRKGIATQNPQLRRRLDYVEAGKRVARYIEAMTEEAVMLTQQAGNTDVSKLEKDDLRALTVEASAYTGVKLAGLESPIKY